The window AGAGTTTGAAGCAATATCATATTACACCTGATTTTGTAGCCGGCCACAGCTTGGGGGAATATACAGCTCTTGTAGCTGCTGGAGCCTTTTCGTTTGAAGAAGGTGTGTATGCCGTTCGGAAACGTGGAGAGTTTATGGAAGAAGCAGTTCCAAGCGGAGAAGGAACAATGGCTGCTGTCCTTGGAATGGATCGAAATAGTCTAACTGCTGTAACAGAAGAAGTAACCAATGAGGGGAACCCAGTTCAGCTTGCTAATTTGAATTGTCCTGGACAAATCGTCATTTCAGGATCTCGAAAAGGTGTTGAACTAGCTTCTATAAAAGCAAAAGAAGCAGGTGCAAAACGTGTACTTCCATTAGACGTTAGCGGTCCTTTCCATTCTTCATTGATGAAACCAGCTGCCCAAAAGCTTGCAGATGTTTTGGACAAAATGACCATTAACGATGCTGGTATCCCGGTTATTGCTAATGTTTCCGCAGATGGGATGACGGATTCGGAAGAAATTAAACAAAAATTAATTGAACAATTGTATTCTCCTGTCCTTTGGGAAGATTCAGTTAATAAAATGATTGAACTTGGAGTAGATACCTTTATCGAAATTGGTCCAGGGAAAGTGTTGTCCGGGTTAGTTAAGAAAATAAACCGTTCGGTCAAAACCTTTTCTATTTCCGATCAAGAAAGCTTACTGGCAACAGTTGAAGCATTGAAGGAGGAAACAGAATGAATTTACAAGGGAAAGCAGCACTTGTTACGGGAGCTTCTAGAGGAATCGGTCGTGAAATTGCTTTAGAATTAGCAAGACAGGGTGCAAATGTAGCTGTAAACTATTCAGGTAGTGAGGCAAAAGCTCTTGAGGTAGTTGCTGAAATCCAAGCACTTGGTAGAGAGTCGTTTGCTATTCAATGTGATGTTGCAATAAATGAATCTGTTACGAACATGGTTAAAGCAACGATTGAACGCTTCGGTTCTCTTGATATTCTTGTCAATAATGCAGGAATCACAAGAGATAATCTCCTCATGAGAATGAAGGATGATGAGTGGGATGCGGTCATTAATACAAATTTAAAAGGAGTTTTCCTTTGTACAAGAGCAGTAACTCGTCAAATGATGAAGCAGCGTAGCGGTCGAATTATTAACATTGCTTCAATCGTTGGGGTTATTGGAAATCCTGGTCAAGCAAATTATGTTGCTGCTAAAGCAGGAGTAATTGGCTTAACAAAAACAACAGCTAAAGAGCTTTCTTCACGTGGAATTACTGTAAATGCAGTCGCACCTGGGTTTATAACTACAGACATGACGGATAAACTAACAGATGAAGTAAAAGAAGCGATGTTAAAGGAAATACCGCTTGCACAGTTTGGTGAGCCAAGGGATATTGCTAATGTGGTGGCTTTCCTTGCTTCTGAGGGTGGCCGTTATATGACTGGACAAACACTCCATGTTGATGGTGGAATGTTCATGTAGTTGTTTTTTTAAGGCTCTTTTCTAAAAAATTGTTGTTTTTTTAGTAGGTTTTGTGGAAAGAAAACCTATTAGAAGAAAGTTGATTGGAGCGGAAGGTGCGAGACTCCTGCGGGAGCTGCGGGACAGGTGAGACCCCACAGGCGCTTAAGCGCCGAGGAGGCTCACCGCCCGCCCCGCGGAAAGCGAGCATCCTGGAGCGGAAATCAACCACTCTTTTCTTTTAGTAAATAGCAACAAAGATTACGAAAACAGCCTTTTTTAAAGAAAGTTCTGTTGAAGCATTTATTATTAGAAGAAAATACTCTATAATGTCTTGAGGGGAGGTGAACAAGCATGGCAGATGTATTAGAACGTGTAACGAAAATCATCGTTGATCGTTTAGGTGTTGAAGAGTCTCAAGTTAAATTTGAAGCTTCTTTCAAAGAAGATCTTGGTGCTGATTCATTAGATGTTGTTGAATTAGTAATGGAATTAGAAGATGAATTTGATATGGAAATTTCTGACGATGATGCTGAGAAAATTGCCACAGTAGGTGACGCTGTGAATTACATAAAAAGCACTTTGTAATCGTTAGTTCCCTACAAAAGCTCCGTTTCTATAACGGAGCTTTATTACAATGATTTTGTCATCAATAAACTTGGGTTGCTCTAAATGCACTCCAAGTTTCTTTGCGTAAAGAGCCCATTTTTAATAAACTAGTATAGATGTAAATATATGATCAAGGTGGAGACCAGGATGCGCAAGAATGGAAATGAACGAGAAATCAAATTAAACCGCGCAAAAGAGATGCAATTTAAAGAATTTCAAAGCCGACTGGGTTTTGAATTCCAAGATAGTAATTTATTAAAACAAGCATTCACTCATTCATCCTATGTGAATGAGCATCGCAAAAAGCCTTATGAAGATAATGAAAGGCTTGAATTTTTGGGGGACGCTGTCCTAGAATTGACTGTTTCTCAATTCCTTTACAAGAAATACCCGTTGATGAGCGAAGGAGAGTTGACAAAATTACGAGCAGCTGTTGTTTGTGAACCCTCTCTCGTTTTCTTTGCTAACGAATTATTTTTCGGTCAGCTAGTTTTACTAGGCAAAGGTGAAGAATTAACAGGTGGTAGGGCAAGACCGGCATTACTAGCTGATGTTTTTGAGGCATTTATCGGTGCTTTATATTTGGATAAAGGAATTGACGTAGTCATTGAATTCTTAGAAAAAATTGTATTCCCAAAAATCAATGCTGGTGCTTTTTCTCATGTGATGGATTATAAGAGTCAGCTTCAAGAATTGGTCCAAAGAGACGGTACAGGTATGATTGAGTACAAGGTGCTCCATGAAAAAGGACCTGCACATAATCGTGAATTTGTTTCTCGTGTCTCTTTAAGTGGAGATGAATTAGGGACTGGAACAGGAAGATCCAAAAAGGAGGCAGAGCAACACGCTGCCCAAATGGCATTAGAAAAGCTAAAGAAGTCTTTTATCCAAAATGAGAACAATCCCGAACAGCCCAATCAGGAGCAATAAGACAAGTAGGAGGGAGACAGCATGTTTTTAAAACGTTTGGATGTAGTTGGTTTTAAATCTTTTGCCGAACGAATCTCCGTCGATTTTGTTCCGGGTGTAACAGCGGTTGTTGGTCCTAATGGAAGTGGAAAGAGCAATGTTACCGATGCAGTTCGATGGGTACTTGGAGAACAATCAGCAAAATCACTTCGCGGAACGAAAATGGAGGATATTATTTTTGCTGGAAGCGATTCAAGACGAGCCTTGAATTTTGCTGAAGTAACATTAACTCTCGATAACGAAGATCAATTTCTGCCGGTTGAGTACAATGAAGTGAGTGTAACAAGACGTGTGTATCGAACCGGGGAAAGTGATTTTTTGATTAATAAACAGTCCTGCCGATTAAAAGACATTATTGAATTGTTTATGGATTCTGGTCTTGGCAGGGAAGCCTTTTCGATTATTAGCCAAGGTAAAGTCGAAGAAATATTAAACAGCAAAGCCGAAGACCGCCGGACGATTTTTGAAGAAGCGGCAGGTGTATTAAAATACAAGAATCGCAAGAAAAAAGCAGAATTCAAGTTGATGGAGACACAAGAAAATCTAAATCGTGTCAGCGATATCCTTCATGAGCTTGAAGGCCAAGTAGAGCCATTAAAAATTCAAGCATCGATTGCTCGGGATTACTTAGAAAAAAAGGAAGAGCTAGAACATTTTGAGGTTGCCCTTACAGTCTATGATATAGAGGATTTCCACGCTAAATGGGAAAAGCTCTCTGCCACGCTTGAACTCCATCAACGAGATGAGCTAAGGCTATCGAGTGAGCTTCAGAAAAAAGAGGCTAAAATTGAGGAACGTCGCGATCGAATCTTTGCTTTAGATGAGTCAATTGATGATCTACAAACTGTCCTGCTCCATGCCACAGAGGAACTTGAAAAGCTAGAGGGGCGA of the Bacillus sp. 1NLA3E genome contains:
- the fabD gene encoding ACP S-malonyltransferase, producing the protein MGKMAFLFPGQGSQTVGMGKSISDSYVESKTIFEKADQTLHTPLSKLIFEGPQEELTLTTNAQPSLMTTSIAILESLKQYHITPDFVAGHSLGEYTALVAAGAFSFEEGVYAVRKRGEFMEEAVPSGEGTMAAVLGMDRNSLTAVTEEVTNEGNPVQLANLNCPGQIVISGSRKGVELASIKAKEAGAKRVLPLDVSGPFHSSLMKPAAQKLADVLDKMTINDAGIPVIANVSADGMTDSEEIKQKLIEQLYSPVLWEDSVNKMIELGVDTFIEIGPGKVLSGLVKKINRSVKTFSISDQESLLATVEALKEETE
- the fabG gene encoding 3-oxoacyl-[acyl-carrier-protein] reductase translates to MNLQGKAALVTGASRGIGREIALELARQGANVAVNYSGSEAKALEVVAEIQALGRESFAIQCDVAINESVTNMVKATIERFGSLDILVNNAGITRDNLLMRMKDDEWDAVINTNLKGVFLCTRAVTRQMMKQRSGRIINIASIVGVIGNPGQANYVAAKAGVIGLTKTTAKELSSRGITVNAVAPGFITTDMTDKLTDEVKEAMLKEIPLAQFGEPRDIANVVAFLASEGGRYMTGQTLHVDGGMFM
- the acpP gene encoding acyl carrier protein, translated to MADVLERVTKIIVDRLGVEESQVKFEASFKEDLGADSLDVVELVMELEDEFDMEISDDDAEKIATVGDAVNYIKSTL
- the rnc gene encoding ribonuclease III; the encoded protein is MRKNGNEREIKLNRAKEMQFKEFQSRLGFEFQDSNLLKQAFTHSSYVNEHRKKPYEDNERLEFLGDAVLELTVSQFLYKKYPLMSEGELTKLRAAVVCEPSLVFFANELFFGQLVLLGKGEELTGGRARPALLADVFEAFIGALYLDKGIDVVIEFLEKIVFPKINAGAFSHVMDYKSQLQELVQRDGTGMIEYKVLHEKGPAHNREFVSRVSLSGDELGTGTGRSKKEAEQHAAQMALEKLKKSFIQNENNPEQPNQEQ